In Eupeodes corollae chromosome 3, idEupCoro1.1, whole genome shotgun sequence, a single genomic region encodes these proteins:
- the LOC129952563 gene encoding protein TsetseEP-like: MKSINWLFLTLSVFVIYSRKTSAHNKSVHVDCYNVFIPLIERVSSDAKKASANCVSIANTEKDRELVAINNTRSELFTEVKRIKETLAHCSSRSDHLGYFECLNGIIEVDKKIVGDITLKSSLYSNKINKIEKQELDCFRNSVIKLKDKISTGIKNLHNCLLSEEDASPMESGERSRHSEMHHSSIHQQSSSVHLTSNDPQTTPYPEYRYDDYDINNY; this comes from the exons atgaagtctataaattggttgtttttaaCGTTGAGT gtGTTTGTGATTTATTCTAGAAAAACCTCAGCACACAATAAATCTGTCCATGTAGACTGTTACAATGTGTTTATTCCTCTTATTGAACGTGTTTCAAGTGATGCTAAAAAAGCATCAGCAAATTGTGTCAGCATTGCAAATACCGAAAAGGATAGAGAATTGGTAGCCATAAACAATACCCGCTCTGAGCTTTTTACTGAAGTTAAGAGAATCAAGGAAACCCTAGCACATTGTTCCTCACGAAGTGATCATTTGGGATATTTTGAATGTCTTAATGGAATT attGAAGTTGACAAGAAAATTGTTGGCGACATAACTTTGAAATCATCATTGTATtctaataaaatcaacaaaattgaaaagcaGGAATTggattgttttcgaaattcagttataaaattgaaagataAGATTTCCACTGGTATTAAGAACTTACATAACTGTTTGTTGTCTGAAGAAGATGCAAGTCCAATGGAGTCTGGTGAAAGATCAAGGCATTCCGAAATGCATCATAGTTCTATTCATCAACAGTCATCTAGTGTTCATTTAACATCAAATGATCCACAAACAACTCCTTATCCCGAATATCGATATGACGATTatgatattaataattattga
- the LOC129952882 gene encoding uncharacterized protein LOC129952882, producing MKNIIIVSLACVIFLSVTDTKGYRRNGDTENKRIRSLFSKCFDTFNPINTPTVNEIRKDSRMCIVKANSRRKHELNDLESKHFEILKEMQRFKESMKDCESSSNRFRQSDCISDAIEVNHNRVNEISSRYEYNTQIEREIQREKVFCLKNAVANGKARSSASFSVLENCLSSVGR from the exons GTGACAGATACTAAGGGCTATCGACGAAATGGTGATACTGAAAATAAGCGAATCAGATCATTGTTCAGTAAGTGTTTTGATACCTTCAACCCAATCAATACTCCTACTGTCaatgaaataagaaaagatTCTCGAATGTGCATCGTCAAGGCAAATTCAAGAAGAAAACACGAACTTAATGATTTGGAAAGTAAACATTTCGAAATTCTCAAGGAAATGCAACGTTTCAAGGAGTCTATGAAAGACTGCGAATCGAGCTCAAATCGTTTTCGTCAATCTGATTGTATATCTGATGCT ATTGAAGTTAATCACAATAGAGTAAATGAAATATCTTCAAGATATGAATACAATACCCAAATTGAAAGGGAAATTCAACGTGAAAAAGTATTTTGCCTAAAGAATGCCGTCGCCAATGGCAAAGCAAGGAGTTCTGCATCATTTTCAGTTCTTGAAAACTGTCTCTCAAGTGTTGGCAGAtaa